The Musa acuminata AAA Group cultivar baxijiao chromosome BXJ2-5, Cavendish_Baxijiao_AAA, whole genome shotgun sequence genomic interval GACAGCCTACTTTGCCttgtttttgtgtgtttttgcttgtaaaaatgcataTTCGACCAGGTTGCAACGCTGCAATGCGATCGCTCGCCGCGTCGGGtcgaactgccccaaaatggctccgttttcgcgtgccacgactTGTTTTCTACAAGCCGCAACTGCAcgtgaaacgtcagccatcttagcactttggaaccccctgggtggcacaaggttggatggggcttcagaatattgtcgggcgttgaacaatcttcacaagttcacacgttaacttgacgggaacttgctttCGCGCCCAGcatccggtgagcagttgtttatggacttgcaactgttcgttctaccttctaaagtccttgtttttctccctcccctcttttctcttatgcatgcaaggtgctcgctgaattgcttgtaaagcttccttttctgcgagacgtcgggacttgtccgccgcTCGTTTTTGACTAATCAaccttctcttttacaggtccttcgcgacctgagtgaggttgcaaattggctgaccctttATAGACGCATAACGCAAGGGCgcgtcatgacttaggcaatcccagctaagtccgaaaaGTTGGCGCAAGGGCACTTCATGACTCAGGCAACTCaagttaagttcgcgtctttgccgcaagggtgcctcacgacttaggcaattccagctaagtctgtgacattgtggtatcagagccgacaagcaattcgagcaagcaacgAAGGAACTTTGCAatctcgccatggcaaagcatcgtggcgaatcaagcaagacggggcaagtcgGACCCTTGCCCTAAGCAACCGCAGGTGGGTTGCAAATgcatactcgctctcatgctgttggagtcaGTCAGGAGGAGTGTGGTAGCGAACATGATGAACGAGAAGTTGGTACTCTCCGCGAGCAGCGAAGGACCTGGGAGAAGAAGTCGTCGAAGCCGAGGCGTCGTCagcgacttctcctcatctgcgcggggagaagaagcctcgacgaggagaagaaaatgaGCAGAagaaaccgagaagaaatcgtttcttctccccatgcgggcAGAAGAAACGAGGCATCGTCGgcaacttctcctcatccgcgcggggagaagaagcctcgacgACGGATCAATGTCAATGGCCAATTATCTTGTTGGCATATTATTGGTAACTCCTTGTACCGTGGAAATTAAATCCTCAGACTTAAGACTAGATCAAGGATACTTCTTAGTACCTGTAATTGTAGATAATTGTTGGATTAGGTGCTCTCTatcaaggtcttcaattttgaataataccgcccgatacgtaccggtccgttaGCAGACCGGTACGTTACcgggcggtatatatatatatatatatatataagattttggtGACGTTGCcccgtggggagaagagagaggcgacgtcgtcgaACGGTATACcaaacggtatatatatatatacacatatatatatcgaacggtatactgaacgattttattatatatatctatataaatatatatatcgaacggtatatatatatatatatatatatatatatatatatatatatatatcgaacagtataccgctcggtatacagtagtaccgtaccataccgagcgaatgtcgaaactccggtacggtactatatttcaatccttgctctcTATATTCTTATGTATAACCTTTTACTTGTTTGTTCTTTGGTTGGACATACGACATAGGCAACTATTTTTAATAGTATAGGCTTTTCTTATTTTCATGCTGGATTGAGTTTGACAGCCGTTTGTCTTTCTAGCTTCTGTATTAGTTTTCTATTATCCATCAGAATCATAGATTGTTTGTCTCTAACCATATTGGGGATTTAGTGTTGATACTTCTATGACAACTAATCTAAATTTGTGACTATATACTGATTAGTTAGTTCTTTGTGTTTCCTTGAAATTGGTAATTGGTGATGGTTGACTTGTCTGGTGGCTGTATCAAGAGCCTCAGGATGTATGTCAGTCTAGGTCAGATCTTGGAATTATGCTTATGGTTATAACATGTTGAGCATGGGCCCATTTTCTAAGGGCTCGGTAAATCTTGAATTTGAAGAGTCGGGTTGAGAAACACATTCCGTCTGATATTTCTAGGTCTTGTATAAATTTGGACTATTTGGTATTTATATTACATGAATAATTATTGTTCTCATTGTAGTTATTAGCATTTGTGCAGATAGTTGGTGCTTGCTGGTACTTGTTGTCTGTTAAGCGTGAAGATGATTGTTGGCATTCAGCTTGTAAGAATAACAGCACTGTCTGTAACATAAATTACTTGTATTGTGGTAATGAGCATCTTGATGGTTATGACAAATGGAAGAATGCCAGTGGACAGGATCTTCTGAATTACTGTTCACCTGATGATAACAATCAGTCCTTCAATTTTGGAATCTTTGCACAGTCTTTGACCTCTGGTGTTGTTGCATCAAGAAAGTTCTTTTCCAAACTTGCTTATTGTTTCTGGTGGGGTTTGCAGAATCTGAGGTAATGATTTTCTTTTACATCGGCACATAGAAATTGCCTTGAATTTTCTAGTATTCTGCTATGTAATGTTTACCATTCATACTTGCCTACAGTACCCTTGGCCAAGGGCTGCAAACAAGTACTTTTCTGGAGGAGGTTATCTTCTCAATTGCAATTGCTGTGTTTGGACTCATTCTTTTTGCCCTCCTTATAGGTAACATGCAGGTAAAGTTGGCGACGTTGATGTTTCTTTATAAATGGCTTTTTGTTTTGCGACAATCATCTCTGTTTCAGCGGCTCTCAGTTAAATGGACACTTATTATCTGATACTTTCTACTATCATTTCAGACATATCTTCAGTCGATAACAATACGACTTGAAGAGATGAGAGTTAAAAGACGTGACTCGGAGCAGTGGATGCACCACCGGATGTTACCATCAGAACTCAGGGAACGAGTTAGACGATATGATCAGTATAAGTGGTTGGAGACGAGAGGAGTGGATGAAGAAGGTCTGGTTCAGAGCCTTCCCAAGGACCTTAGGCGGGATATCAAACGTCATCTCTGTTTAGCTTTGGTGACGAGGGTAGGTTTGTCTGTCTGATCATCAGTACTTTCTTTATCATTCAGATATCTGGAATTTTGTAGGCTCTCTGGTGTGCAGGTCCCTCTGTTCGAGAACATGGATGAGCGTTTGCTAGATGCGATTTGTGAACGGCTAAAACCTACTCTTTATACAGAGAATACTTATATCTTGAGGGAGGGTGATCCTGTAGATGAGATGCTCTTCATCATCCGAGGACGCTTGGAGAGTATAACCACCGATGGTGGAAGAAGTGGGTTTTTCAATCGAATTCTTTTGAAAGAACGTGATTTCTGTGGTGAAGAGTTGTTGACCTGGGCTTTGGATCCAAAGTCCGGTGGTAATCTGCCAACTTCCACTAGGACAGTGAAAGCCTTGAAGGAGGTCGAAGCTTTTGCATTAAATGCTGATGAATTAAAATTTGTGGCAAGCCAGTTCAGGCGCCTCCATAGCAGACAAGTGCAGCATACATTTCGCTTCTATTCGCCGCAGTGGAGGACCTGGGCTGCTTGCTTTATCCAAGCTGCATGGCGGCGCTACAGCAAGCGGAAGATAGCAGAACTCCGAcggaaggaagaagaggcaggACTCAGGAAGAACTTGGTCAGAGGCACATCAAGCCTAGCTGCAGCCATCTACGCATCGCGATTTGCAGTAAATGCCCTCCGCAGCGTTCATCGACTCCGGAACAGAAGTGTCATGGAGTTGGTGAGATTGCAAAAACCACCAGAGCCTGATTTCACTGCAGAGGATGCTGATTAAATCTAATTCCCCTTATCCATGGCAGAAGTAATACCAAGTATGGCAAAGATGTGTGATGCACACCTTCGTTCCTCTCTTGGTTTTGGTTCTGAGCATGCATGGGGTATTAAACTTCAATGTAAACTAAGCAGTAGTTTATGCAGGACCTGATGGTGACCAAAAACTAATTAGGGTAATGGGAGTGGCGAGTCTGTCATTTATGCCTGTATATTTGATATCTTCCAATATCGTGTGCATTATGGATCTCTGACTTTTTAAGCTATTTAGTGTAATAAGCATCATCATGGATCCATAAGCAATGCTGTGAGATAAAGATGATCATTACAGTGAGAAGGCTTCCGTCCATGCATAATAATTCGATAGCACTATTATTGTCATCATCTGTCTCATGAGCACATAGAGCTGCTATCTCAAGTTGGTTTCTCTTCCTCTTCATATCATCAACATCATTGTCACTGGCCTTCTTCCCAATAGATTTCTCCGTGCACTAAGAGACGTAACTGAGTATAATGTTTCCTATCTCAGGAAGACTTTTGGAATTGGTGTGCCGAACACAATCATATCGATTGGCGATGTTTGACAAAGATTGTCATATCCAGTTGCATTTATTGACCGACGTCGGAAGACATACAGACGAAGCAAGCAGCAAACTTCACTGAGAAGATAGCCATGACTcgtaggtttgacagaaatcccacCTTCCGGTCCAGTCTGCAGTCTATATAACCATTCAGACTTCATCCATCTCTAGAAGGAACAAGAAGAACCACAAGATGCACGATCACCGCCACCACCCGCATGGTCCGGGACCCGGAGGTCCTGACCCGCCCAGGGGACCGCCGGCTC includes:
- the LOC135612963 gene encoding putative cyclic nucleotide-gated ion channel 9, with the translated sequence MLDCGYKAQYMDGQKEKFVRLEESSPTFSCTSDTGRMNRCAFNVEGLSRGSKSSTKSSKGGLRKGSEGFKLLGRSLRFGASKEVFPEDLKVSEKKIFDPQDKFLFHMNRLFLISCILAVSVDPLFYYLPIKDENEKSMCLGIDRKLAVVSTTLRTIIDFFYLIRMALQFRTAYIAPSTRVFGRGELVIDPTQIAKQYLRSNFVVDFLSVLPLPQIVVWRFLQRSKGSDVSATKNALLAIVLLQYIPRLLRILPLTSELKRTAGVFAESAWAGAAYYLLWYMLACHIVGACWYLLSVKREDDCWHSACKNNSTVCNINYLYCGNEHLDGYDKWKNASGQDLLNYCSPDDNNQSFNFGIFAQSLTSGVVASRKFFSKLAYCFWWGLQNLSTLGQGLQTSTFLEEVIFSIAIAVFGLILFALLIGNMQTYLQSITIRLEEMRVKRRDSEQWMHHRMLPSELRERVRRYDQYKWLETRGVDEEGLVQSLPKDLRRDIKRHLCLALVTRVPLFENMDERLLDAICERLKPTLYTENTYILREGDPVDEMLFIIRGRLESITTDGGRSGFFNRILLKERDFCGEELLTWALDPKSGGNLPTSTRTVKALKEVEAFALNADELKFVASQFRRLHSRQVQHTFRFYSPQWRTWAACFIQAAWRRYSKRKIAELRRKEEEAGLRKNLVRGTSSLAAAIYASRFAVNALRSVHRLRNRSVMELVRLQKPPEPDFTAEDAD